The Carassius carassius chromosome 5, fCarCar2.1, whole genome shotgun sequence DNA window GCATAGGCTAGGTTAGGACATGCTTAGGTTTATTCAGTTGTGTATTAATGTTCCTGCTCTGTGTGCTCCTCTCCAGCCCAAGTGTTGCCCCACTCCCCCTCTCTTAGCGGCCGTAATCATCATGCTATCCTGGAGGCAGCGGGACCCAGCCATGTGGCCATCAATGCTATCTCAGCCAACATGGACTCCTTTGCCCGCGGCCGGACTGCTATCCTCAAAAAACAGCCTAGCCACATGGAGGCAGCACACTTTGGAGACTTAGGTACAGTACACCAGCTATGAACATGTCGAAAGGGACTTTTAACTTATGTGCTAAATGGCTTTTTCCTGTCAACTGTTAAAGTCTATAACTGAGAGATTGAGctggaatatttattattaactgTTTGATCTCAAAGCTGctgtgtttatgtatttttttatttattttttatatttaaggtgGGCTTGGTAGCAACATTTGATCTATGACTTACTGTTCTGTGCTGAGCAGAGAAGGAATTATCACATTAGAGGAGGTATTTTGTGAAGCTGTTACTGAAATGGCTTTTGCAGCGCACTGGCCTGATGGATTTGTTTGTGAAGTGCCATAATCTCTTAACCTTGTCATAGCTCTGTGATTGGTGAAAACCTGCACAAGCTCCTTCACTTTAACCTGGTTTCAAAGAAGACTGCGATATATGTCCATGCCTATTTGTCTGCTTACTTCTCCAAGTGCTTCTTTTTACAAATAGGTCTGGTGCATTACATAACCAGCTGGTTGTCATTATGATTAGTATATAATGTAACCATTATTCTTAGTCTGTTTTCCAGGAAAAGAAacactaaatatgtaaattttaaatgcatatattttctaAAAGTTGATTTCATCCACTTTTGTTAAGATAAATTGCACATAAACCACAAATTAACATGAGGCTGTGAAAGATCTGTGAGAAAGTTTGACTTTTTTGATTATACAACTAACAAAAatgcttaattaaaaaaagacagaAGACTTCTGTTCCCTGCAGCCTGCGTGGTCTTGAAACATGGACAGAAAACCATTTTGATTTTAGTGGGCTTGAAATCTAAGTGACTGCCCTACAGTGATGAAATCTGTGAAGTTTACagaacttcaaaaaaaaaaaaaaatggcagctgCGGTTGCCAGATTACCATCTTGACAACCATACTGAAAACACAGACAGTAAAAAGACAAAGCCACGTGATGAATAATAGTTCATTAAAGAAGCTTTTCTACAAGCTGAGGTAAATACTTGTATTAAGTATTAAAAGGCGCACAGGTTcatacacaaaaacaaatcatTCATTTAATAACACAAGATGTTACAAAGCCCTAATGTTCATAATTTTACAGAAGTAATACCAAGGAGAAACCGTTTTTTTCAGTGATAAACCATCATCTGCAAAGTTTGACTCAAGAGATTTCTGGGAATATcaatttacagtttttcacttttttccttttcatgttcaaaaactgtacattttacagtatttactGTAAACTTACATGGAATTCCCCATTTCAACTATTGtagtttttttactttatttttttaaacttggcCATGATTAGAAGGTTTCATAATCATATTTGGTCTAGAAGTCATCTTCAATGTTATCATCTGCCCTTGGATAGAATGTCTTTGTTATGATGTCCTAACCCCTCCTTCACATGTAAAAAGACATTGAAACGTATGTGTTGACAAACCAGTGTTGCAAGGGAACTTTGGTAAAGGAATTGCTTCTAACGTCAAAAGTGTTGCCTCCTACACAAAGCAGATTAGTAGTTTGTCATCTCAGGTACAGTCCTTTGCGTTTTCTGATACTGCACTCATTGTGTTCACATCtcagtaaatgttttaatcagaCCATCTTCTGGTGTCCTGTGGTGTTGAAAGAGGAAGGTGTGGCCTTTCTAAGCATTCAGTGGAGGTCACGGCTCTATTATAAGAtctcttttgtgtgtgtatttatttatgaaactAAGTCTGTGCTTCTACTGTATATTATAAATGGATGTCTGGGTGTGGTCTGGAGAAGTCATGGGTTTGAAGTAGAGGCATTAAAGGTGCTCTGAGTTCAGTATTGTATAGCAATTGCTAGTTAAAGGCATCACTATTACACTTGTTGATACTTTAGGGGATTTGAACAAACATCTAACCCCAAGTATTGAACATGAAACATATGCTGATTGGCAATACCAGAATATGGGGACTTgaggtgggctcttttgactttaGACCAGTAAGTATCCACCTAGAGAAACAATCTAGATCGCCCTATAGCAACCGTAAAACAATGCCTTGGGATTATAGTAGAGAGGTTTGGAcagacaaaggtttttttttgtcaagtcacTTTTGATTGCTATGATTGCTTTGTTTTTGGttgttaatttagttatttttatattgtttgtttattttggggtttgtattgtttttgtttgttttgtttcatgttttgtttttaatttgtttagctgatttgattttaattattggttatttttaaccatgttttgttttgttttctagtttttttttcagttgtttatatattttggggtttgtttgtgtttttcattttgttttgtttttttgcttgttttgtgtcTCAAATTTTTCTTTTGACTTGTTTTTAGCTGTGTTGATTTTAatgattgtttttatgttttgttgtaCATTTTGTTCTATTCTGTGTTGTTTTGTGGTTTTTATTgggtttcattttgttttttttaattttccccatttatataaaaaaggtgAAATTTAAATTGTGTGAACACACAAATCCGTTAACTGGTTGTTACCAGTCCAAATCTGTGATTGTGAATTTGTGGGTTGTCTCTACATAAGAAAATGTGTATTGTAACAATGGGGTTTAAAAAGTGTCTTTGCTTTTCAGGTCGCTCCAGTGTCAACTACCAGGTTCAAGAGACTCGGTCTCGGCTTTCTAAAACTGTAGACCAGATCTTGCGGGATAATGTGGCCATGCCCTACTTCATACAGTTTATGGAGACCCACTCAGCTGAGTACCTGGTCCGCTTCTGGCTTGAAGCTGAGAGCTTTCGATCCACCACCTGGTCTAGGGTCAGAGCGCACAGCCTCAATTCAGTCAAACACAGCACCTTGGCTGAGCCTGCAGCTGCCCTGGAATCCCCCGACTCGCCAGAGTTCCCAAACGACCAAACTCTGGATGAGGGAGATGAAGAGGACACTTTCTCCTCCCGGACTTCCTCCAGACCTCACACCCCCAGCCCCCAAGACACTAACTCTCATACCGGGGCTCTGATTGGCCACCGGAACTCTGTTAGCTCAGAGGGGGCTGCCCGGCCTGGGACTCCCCACCTGCAGCCCAGCCTAAGATCAGAAACGCCCACCAGACAGCCCTCCTCCAGGACAGGCACTCCAATTAAAGGCCAGTCTACTAGTGGCCTCTCTGACAAACTAATGAAAAGTGAGTACAAGTTATGGTAGCCTCATTGCTGAAACTCTTTTACCTGTTTGTTTTGACTGTATTAATGCAATTAGTCCTTCCAGCTGGTATTTTTAAACAAGTGCTGGCTGAGATGATCTCCTGAGTTATTTAGGGTTAAAGGAGAATTCTTAGTTAAATTCTACTTAAGTAGCAATAGCATGTTCTGTGGCGTGCTGTTGATCACCACAGTAAGAGCAGGAGACGTGTTTGTTGAATTGCATTAATAATTGAAAACAGTAATTCGAAGCTTGAATTGTTTTAAACCACTTTCAAATGTTTATTACTGGATATGCTGATTTGTCTTAAAGGTCTTAAAGTGGCCCTACTGTATTACATTGATGAATATCTGGATGtgtgttatattgttatataattcCTTCGCTTTCAAGGTAGTTATGTCACATTTCTTCCTGGTATCCTGACATGATCGCTAGGCAAAGCTTAGTGTGAAACTAGTTAAAAGATAAAGCTTTGTCCGGGGCAAGGTTAGGTGATTTTATTACACTATTTACAAGTTGCAAAAATGGACTattatgattggttttgtggtccaaggtcacatttaGATAGATGTTTGTACACTCtaattttctctatttttacacatggattagaaacacacacttgtataataatttaaaaacgaCATCTTTTCCTCAATTCCTTCCAGTAGTTTATTGTTGTGCATCATAGTTGCATATTTTAAATGCTTATGATGGTGCATGCTTGCTTGTCTTTCTTTTCAAGTCCATAATGATAAAtacatatttgaaataaaaaaataaaaaagatttctgACCTACAAATTTGACATTTGATCAGTTTAGCATCCATCTACGTGACCTTTTGGCTGAATTAAGAAAGAACTACTTTAAAACTGCAGGGTTTGCAGTATTCCTTAGTAATTTCACGAAAACTGTACCTTAAGATTGAGTTTTTATGAGCAGGCCTTAGGGAATAGTCTGTACGGTTAGTGGTCTTTTACCATTACAACATATTCCTTTTGTATCAGACGATGACTTTTAATATCCATGCGGCATTGGTTTTATAGAGCAAGCTTGGTAAATGATCTCATTTAGCATCTTGGCAGTAGACTACAATGAACAGAAGTCAGGAGCTGAGTATTCATTAATGGCTAATACAAAGAAGCTCTAGGCTGTAAAAGCAGTGAATGGAAAAAGTCAGTTGAGCCGAAAGACATCAAATCAGCTTAGAAGGGGAGTCAGATCCTATCAGTCCGTGGCCTCTGCTGTGATGTCTGAAAAAAGAATAAGTCTTTGTCCACTTCATTGCATTGTCTCTGGCTTTTCTCAGCATCTAAATTAATTTTATGATAAGCACTTCAGCGTTTAAACATGCTCTGAAGAGATTCCTCATCTCACAGAACCCCAATAAACTCAAACACTTTCAACACGGCATACTACTCATGATGGCTGATCATCAACCataattcaaataaatcattggccttatctattcatttcataaatatagttactatatacttttttttagtttttctggTGTCCCAAGCACACTGCATACAAACATACTGACATGCTTTTCTGTATGAAATGTGCGCCCGTCCTGTATTTGAGTTTGATATTAATGTTTAACAATGTGTAGCTGTAAGATTTGTCTCTAGGCCTTTGCTCTGATTGTActattcattttttcttttgatgAATAGTGACGCTCAAGCACACATGAGGTTTGATGAATAGATTAGCCATGGCTGAAATGTAAATTAGTACACTTCTGTAGGTCAGTGAAGAGGGATGTTGAATATTATAAAGGTGTTCACTGTGGATCGAGTCTGATTTGTCCTTCATCTTTATCCTCTGTATCCTATTTTCAGTTTCCACATATACTGATTTTTGTCATTTCTAGGTATAGAGAGGGATGCTGTTAACATTTTCACTAAGTACATATCTCCAGACGCTGCTAGGCCAATTCCCATCACCGAACAGATACGCAACGACATTGTGGGTAAGAAAATTCAATCCATCACAATGATGTCTCTGTTTAGATGGCTGAAGATGCACTccagtgatttttcttttctgtttgaacAAGATAATTATATTTATAGGAGATACTGGGTGTTTAGAAAATGAGGGCCTGGTTTTATGGATTTTTCTTTAGGAAGCTTGTTGTCATTACATACcttatttaagtttttaagtacttttttttatgtgaagtATCTTAAAATAGGCATTTTTTTGATTGGATGGAATAGAACCACTTTGCTCTTTAGGATGTTGAGAGCACTTATACATGTTTAATTTCCTGTTTTCATGTTTCAAGCTTCGGTTAGGATAGAGTaaacaagtttttttcttttgttagcgAAAATCTGTGGGGAAGACGGACAAGTGGACCCGAACTGCTTTGTCATTGCACAATCTGTTGTGTTCTCCATCATCGAACAACAGTACGTAATTTCACTCTCAGTGTTTGTCCTTCACACACGTTGCTCTCATATCATATCTGTAAGTGTACATTTATCAGTTTTTATTCTTTACATCTGGTGTACTCAAGAAACAGACTGTATAAACATGCAGAGAGATGTCTTTGGCTGTTCATTAAGCATTTGTAAAACAATATGTAAAGAATAATTTTAGCTTTAACCCTTATAAGACATCTTGGGCCTCATTTACGAAAGAAACTTACGACAGAAAATTGTGCGTACTGGCGTTTTAACGCAAAACTTGGAATTGATCAATATGGACGTGAGCGTGTCTACGATCAAATCTCACGTCTGGTCTCAGTTCATTTACGCATGTTTTTGAGTTTCCTGAACCTGAACTTTCGCGCAGCATAGTAAATATTGTGGAGAATTGTAGAATGAtagcattttgttcatttttattttcctgaCCATCAAACGAAGCTCATTAGTTGATCGTTAACCAGTAAGATAAgactgtctttttttattttatttaatagcaGCGTAAACACGACCATGAGGATTTCAGTCGTCGCATCAtgcacctgcagcgcttctgtgaAAGGAGATAAACAGAAATTAAGCCTATAAAAGGAATGAAATATATAGGATCACACAAAATATACAATAGGCTATACTATAATTTACAGTGTaacaaaaggaaaggaaaaaaatgGTGCAACAAGTATAGGCTGTACGCTCATTTTTtgtgacacattttatttattttctttatatctttatttgatttaatcCATCTGATTGCGCAGTTgtctcacgcacacacaaacaacatAAGTTCTAGCGTTGCCTGACATTTCAGCCATTCATCATCAAACTAAAatgcagtcaaccaaacataaaagttacagtgtttattgtaaaatCAGTGTACAGCGCCCAAAAAAACTTCGTTTTTTTTCAAtcttgttctgttctgaataccgttaaatttacaatatttgttgtagagtgaggggaactaaataAGCGGTTTACATTTACcagtattttaatatacatatatattacataaattaatgtagcctaattATTTGCAATTACAAGCTTAACATGTGTTTTTGGAGTAAGATCAGTTTCTCTTTTATGAGATAACTTCCTCTTTTTGGCCGTGTTTCTTTTCTCCGTGTCGTAAACTCTAGGGGCGAGGTTTCTGAAGCATGGTGTTTTTAGGGACGTGAtattcaaatgattcatttatCAGCATGCGATCATTCGTACGATGAGATTGGCGGCATATGAATGTTTCATGTATCACATGTGAACTCTGTTGTAAGTTGATTTGTGCGGACAGATCTGCGCTCGTTTCTACGTTAGATTGATAAATGAGGCCCATAGAGTTAATTTacgaaactctagatggcacaaGTTGACAGGTCCTTTACATGCAATATGCTAGCACTCACATCATTTATTACATGGTGCAAGCTGATTGATTAACAATCACAGACATTACCATGCTATTCAGAGAGTTGTTATGattgaaatgtattttgttcCACTCCATCTGTTCTCCTAGCTTTTTTTGATCTTAAAAAATGGTTTTGCAAGGTGGAGAGTTGGGGTTACAAGGTTTTCGTAGTAAAGCTggggctttaaagggatagttcaccccaaaattaaaatttggtcattaattactcaccctcatgttgttccaaacccgttaaggcctttgttcatctttgaaacacaaattaagataactttgatgaaatctgagaggcCTCTTACCTTCCATAGACCACAAAGAGTTCTACTACGGTCAAGGGATAGAAACGTCGTAAGGAAATAGTTTACATTTTCCATGTGACCTTAGTTGTTAATcgtttatgaagctacgagaatacatgATATTCTCGATAATGGTGACAGAGACTGATCCAGGAGAGAATAAATCgttgaataaaattaatatttttgttgtctttGCACAcacaaagtattctcatagcttcataaaattagggttgaacccctgatgtcacatggactattataacgaagtccttactacctttctgggccttgaacatgtcagttgcattgctgtctatgcagcgtctgagagctctcggatttcatcagaaatatctgaatttgcgttccgaagatgaacgaaggtcttaaggTCATGAAGGTCACGAtatgatggtgagtaattaatgacagaattaaaatttttgggcgaactatccctttatttgCTTGTATTTTCAGGTCAGGGGCCATGAATTGTTATTttgcataattaattatattattgaattctacttttatgttattttgttttaattagtcATACAAAATTGACACAATAAATTGACAGGCCTAGTGTTTCCTctctatttatttgaaatgtatttgtttatccaGCTCTTCTCATTCTGTAATTACATGGAAATGTTTTACAGGCACTTTAGTGAGTTCTTGCGGAGCCATTATTTCTGTAAGTACCAGATCG harbors:
- the LOC132140903 gene encoding A-kinase anchor protein 10, mitochondrial-like isoform X1; this encodes MSFFKRKAKAKEPERPADAKASKAQVLPHSPSLSGRNHHAILEAAGPSHVAINAISANMDSFARGRTAILKKQPSHMEAAHFGDLGRSSVNYQVQETRSRLSKTVDQILRDNVAMPYFIQFMETHSAEYLVRFWLEAESFRSTTWSRVRAHSLNSVKHSTLAEPAAALESPDSPEFPNDQTLDEGDEEDTFSSRTSSRPHTPSPQDTNSHTGALIGHRNSVSSEGAARPGTPHLQPSLRSETPTRQPSSRTGTPIKGQSTSGLSDKLMKSIERDAVNIFTKYISPDAARPIPITEQIRNDIVAKICGEDGQVDPNCFVIAQSVVFSIIEQQHFSEFLRSHYFCKYQIEVLTSGSVFLADILFCESALFYFSEYMEKEDAMNVLQFWLAAENFQDQLAAKKGQYDGQEAQNDAMILYDKYFSLQATNPLGFGDSVRMEIESNICREGGPLPDCFNTPLRQAWTTMEKVYMPGFLSSNLYYKYLSDLINSVRVDEFTGANANTPSQGWTPEVDRNSSITEGSQVQQGTKKAAVKILKNFDEAITVDIASLDPESLYQRPYAGRMTFGKVNELGQFIREAEPEPDVKKSKGSMFSQAMKKWVQGNSDEAQEEMAWKIAKMIVNDVMQQGHQGSPEVKATKL
- the LOC132140903 gene encoding A-kinase anchor protein 10, mitochondrial-like isoform X2, whose translation is MSFFKRKAKAKEPERPADAKASKAQVLPHSPSLSGRNHHAILEAAGPSHVAINAISANMDSFARGRTAILKKQPSHMEAAHFGDLGRSSVNYQVQETRSRLSKTVDQILRDNVAMPYFIQFMETHSAEYLVRFWLEAESFRSTTWSRVRAHSLNSVKHSTLAEPAAALESPDSPEFPNDQTLDEGDEEDTFSSRTSSRPHTPSPQDTNSHTGALIGHRNSVSSEGAARPGTPHLQPSLRSETPTRQPSSRTGTPIKGQSTSGLSDKLMKSIERDAVNIFTKYISPDAARPIPITEQIRNDIVAKICGEDGQVDPNCFVIAQSVVFSIIEQQHFSEFLRSHYFCKYQIEVLTSGSVFLADILFCESALFYFSEYMEKEDAMNVLQFWLAAENFQDQLAAKKGQYDGQEAQNDAMILYDKYFSLQATNPLGFGDSVRMEIESNICREGGPLPDCFNTPLRQAWTTMEKVYMPGFLSSNLYYKYLSDLINSVRVDEFTGANANTPSQGWTPEVDRNSSITEGSQVQQGTKKAAVKILKNFDEAITVDIASLDPESLYQRPYAGMTFGKVNELGQFIREAEPEPDVKKSKGSMFSQAMKKWVQGNSDEAQEEMAWKIAKMIVNDVMQQGHQGSPEVKATKL